A window of Solanum stenotomum isolate F172 chromosome 3, ASM1918654v1, whole genome shotgun sequence contains these coding sequences:
- the LOC125857761 gene encoding ATP synthase subunit gamma, mitochondrial has translation MAMAALRREGRRFATPLISPNPANVFRSSLIPSEEPVLSGVRCISTQVVRNRMKSVKNIQKITKAMKMVAASKLRAIQTRAENSRGLWQPFTALLGDTPSIDVKKNVIVTISADKGLCGGINSTSVKISRAMHKLNSGPDKENKYVVLGEKAKAQLVRDSKKDIELVMTELQKNPLNYTQVSVMADDILKNVEFDALRIVYNKFQSVVSFLPTVSTVLSPEVVEREAESGGKLGDLDLYEIEGAETKAEVLQNLTEFQFSCIMYNAVLENATSEQGARMSAMDSSSRNAGDMLDRLTLTYNRTRQASITTELIEIISGASALEG, from the exons ATGGCCATGGCTGCGTTGAGGCGTGAGGGAAGGCGTTTCGCCACACCTCTGATTTCTCCCAATCCTGCCAATGTTTTTCGTTCTTCTCTCATTCCTTCTGA GGAACCAGTCTTGTCAGGAGTTCGATGTATTTCAACTCAAGTTG TCAGAAACCGGATGAAGAGTGTCAAAAATATTCAGAAGATTACAAAGGCTATGAAGATGGTTGCTGCTTCAAAGCTCAGAGCTATTCAAACTAGAGCTgaaaattcacgtggcctatgGCAGCCATTTACTGCACTTCTTGGTGACACTCCTA GTATTGATGTCAAGAAGAATGTTATTGTTACTATTTCCGCAGACAAAGGTCTTTGTGGTGGAATCAATTCTACATCTGTCAAGATAAGCAGGGCTATGCATAAGTTGAATTCTG GTCCTGATAAGGAAAATAAGTATGTTGTCTTGGGGGAAAAGGCAAAGGCTCAGCTGGTGCGAGATTCGAAAAAGGACATTGAACTGGTCATGACTGAGTTGCAGAAAAATCCTCTTAACTATACACAG GTTTCTGTGATGGCAGATGACATCTTGAAGAATGTTGAATTTGATGCACTGAGGATTGTTTATAATAAATTCCAGTCAGTTGTCTCATTTTTGCCAACAGTGTCCACTGTACTATCTCCTGAG GTTGTGGAGAGGGAAGCTGAATCTGGTGGAAAGCTTGGAGATTTGGATTTATATGAAATTGAAGGTGCTGAGACAAAGGCTGAAGTTCTTCAGAACCTAACTGAATTTCAGTTCTCATGC ATAATGTACAATGCAGTTCTAGAGAACGCTACTAGTGAGCAAGGAGCAAGAATGTCTGCCATGGATAGTTCCAGCAGAAATGCTGGTGACATGCTTGATCGTCTCACTCTTACTTACAACAG